A single region of the Ziziphus jujuba cultivar Dongzao chromosome 10, ASM3175591v1 genome encodes:
- the LOC107411509 gene encoding pentatricopeptide repeat-containing protein At2g30100, chloroplastic: MDSAHGFTSLIQLGLSSPSSSFSLHRHPIFAPPICQNLAGRFYPRVCPIIYCRHQNPYFIVTKQSKFREFRLFKSVELDQFLTSDDEEEMGEGFFEAIEELERMTREPSDVLEEMNERLSARELQLVLVYFSQEGRDSWCALEVFEWLRKENRVDKETMELMVSIMCSWVKKLIEEERDVGDVVDLLVDMDCVGLKPSFSMMEKVISLYWEMGEKERSVLFVKEVLRRGIACSEDDGDGHKGGPTGYLAWKMMAEGNYMGAVKLVVNIRESGLKPEVYSYLIAMTAVVKELNEFAKALRKLKGFAKDGLVAEVDTENAGLIKKYQSDLLAVGVRLSNWITQEGSSSLSGVVHERLLAMYVCAGRGLEAERQLWEMKLVGKEADGDLYDIVLAICASQKEASAIARLLTRLEATSSLRKKKSLSWLLRGYIKGGHFDNAAETVFKMLDLGLPPEYLDRAAVLQGLRRRIHRSGGLETYLKLCKRLSDNNLIGPCLLYLYIKKYKLWIIKMI; this comes from the exons ATGGACTCTGCTCATGGTTTTACTTCGTTGATCCAATTGGGCTTATCATCACCTTCTTCATCCTTTTCACTCCACCGGCATCCAATTTTCGCTCCTCCAATCTGCCAGAATCTCGCGGGAAGATTCTATCCTAGGGTTTGTCCCATAATCTATTGCAGACACCAAAATCCATACTTCATCGTCACAAAACAGAGTAAATTCCGAGAATTTAGGTTGTTCAAATCGGTTGAGTTGGACCAGTTTCTGACCAGCGACGATGAAGAGGAAATGGGTGAGGGTTTTTTCGAGGCAATTGAGGAATTGGAGCGGATGACGAGGGAACCATCCGATGTTCTTGAGGAAATGAACGAGCGGTTATCTGCCAGAGAATTGCAGCTTGTGCTGGTCTACTTTTCTCAGGAAGGTAGGGACTCATGGTGTGCACTAGAGGTGTTTGAGTGGCTTAGAAAAGAGAATAGGGTCGATAAGGAGACCATGGAGCTTATGGTTTCGATAATGTGTAGTTGGGTTAAGAAGCTGATTGAGGAGGAGCGTGATGTGGGTGATGTAGTTGACCTACTTGTGGACATGGATTGTGTTGGTCTGAAGCCAAGTTTTAGCATGATGGAGAAGGTGATATCTTTGTACTGGGAGATGGGTGAGAAAGAGAGATCGGTTCTGTTTGTGAAAGAGGTTTTGAGACGTGGAATAGCTTGTTCGGAGGATGATGGAGATGGACACAAGGGAGGGCCTACTGGATATCTTGCTTGGAAAATGATG GCTGAGGGGAACTATATGGGTGCTGTCAAGTTGGTGGTCAATATAAGAGAATCTGGGTTGAAGCCAGAAGTTTACAGCTACCTCATTGCCATGACTGCTGTGGTTAAGGAGCTGAATGAATTTGCAAAAGCCTTACGCAAGTTGAAAGGTTTTGCAAAGGATGGGCTGGTAGCTGAAGTTGACACAGAAAATGCTGGGCTTATCAAGAAGTATCAATCAGATCTTCTAGCTGTTGGAGTACGCTTGTCCAATTGGATTACTCAAGAGGGAAGCTCTTCACTCTCTGGGGTGGTTCATGAAAGGCTCCTTGCCATGTATGTTTGTGCTGGTCGTGGACTTGAGGCCGAAAGACAATTATGGGAAATGAAACTTGTGGGTAAGGAAGCTGATGGGGACCTTTATGACATTGTTTTAGCCATTTGCGCATCCCAAAAGGAGGCTAGTGCCATAGCAAGGTTGCTCACTAGATTGGAGGCTACGAGCTCTCTACGCAAGAAAAAAAGCCTTTCATGGTTGTTAAGAGGTTATATTAAAGGGGGACATTTCGATAATGCTGCAGAAACGGTATTTAAAATGCTTGATTTGGGTTTGCCTCCAGAGTATTTGGATAGGGCAGCTGTGTTGCAGGGTCTACGAAGGAGGATCCATCGATCCGGTGGCTTAGAAACCTACCTCAAGCTTTGTAAGCGCCTTTCTGACAACAATTTGATCGGACCTTGTCTTCTATATCTGTATATAAAGAAATATAAGCTCTGGATCATAAAAATGATTTGA